Proteins co-encoded in one Malus sylvestris chromosome 7, drMalSylv7.2, whole genome shotgun sequence genomic window:
- the LOC126628859 gene encoding uncharacterized protein LOC126628859 yields the protein MTNHGDRDLHTNDEIDCVGDQSNGGELENSSASNGVGGSGAGPASRSETGLEERLTGILVDEGDGDLLLQQSNRVDRVLQWLEALDMQVMGACRADERLKPLLKMNASNDVAEDRLLAQLSQHFEPAEVGMLARCFCIPLVSIRVGKINKQGTLLCPTAARGNLNLTVLPTSNLRLSFVGDDGRIDRLCTLHNKSQCFAVEINEIPADNSGRSFLIKIPDGQILYFWCSETSRLLGIELLSKMKDLLKRKPSIAELTGIGESRLGCFATHLRSYLVGSTVGGSVSSSAGLPSDLDTTTEPSDTAQDGQFSSASSKSLRSRHGVNQSMKANSSFQGSLSPRSSSFKDLPRTLSFLRNITREKLRRRGNILVSAIDNPTTASPITIDSSCSNHAESDSCPETSRSCSLSSSSFLESLGKLARPPTLNPASQVPYMVTPLLSPYYCWCPPGSSDLQYSPEHPELPRSSMESALLPPLSSLLPPNMPSSMLSIKPHLNMADSPLLDFPAFFPDPLVRLPRPTSQQIPTFTPLMCDPIVHIPVIDICSSGQGYLVSAGPTISTGISPLHSKLANIPETDSMLEKGARETLRLLISGSTQNSSQLIDVLPAMLSNAHENRNMLVTGSRGLYSGTRDVDVIANSIAAMGLVSLPGISNMASVLDNSSSRDSFNIQEEGSSGLDGPCSEDKGTAFCSDFRVKRADE from the exons ATGACTAACCATGGAGACCGAGATTTACACACGAACGACGAGATCGATTGCGTTGGGGATCAATCGAACGGTGGGGAATTGGAGAACTCGTCGGCTTCGAACGGTGTGGGGGGCTCCGGAGCTGGACCGGCGTCGAGGAGTGAGACTGGGCTTGAGGAGCGGTTGACGGGGATACTTGTTGACGAAGGAGATGGAGATCTGTTGCTCCAGCAGAGCAATCGGGTGGACCGCGTTTTGCAGTGGCTAGAAGCGCTTGATATGCAGGTTATGGGCGCGTGTCGCGCCGACGAGAGGTTGAAGCCGCTGTTGAAGATGAACGCCTCGAATGACGTCGCAGAGGATCGATTGTTAGCTCAATTGAGCCAG CATTTCGAGCCAGCGGAAGTTGGAATGCTAGCGAGGTGCTTTTGTATACCTCTCGTTTCTATTCGTGTGGGGAAGATCAACAAGCAAGGGACTCTCTTGTGCCCTACTGCTGCTAG GGGCAATTTAAATCTTACTGTTTTGCCAACTTCAAATTTACGCCTTTCATTCGTTGGGGATGATGGTCGTATAGATAGACTGTGCACCTTACATAACAAATCCCAGTGCTTTGCTGTAGAAATCAATGAAATTCCAGCAGACAATTCTGGCCGGTCTTTCCTTATTAAAATCCCAGATGGCCAGATTTTATACTTTTGGTGCTCTGAGACATCACGACTTTTGGGAATTGAATTGCTTTCAAAG ATGAAGGATCTGCTCAAGAGGAAGCCCTCCATAGCCGAGTTAACTGGAATCGGTGAATCTCGCCTTGGTTGCTTTGCAACTCACCTACGTTCCTATCTGGTGGGCTCAACAGTAGGTGGCAGTGTGTCAAGTTCTGCAGGCTTACCTTCTGATTTGGATACCACCACAGAACCATCTGATACAGCTCAAGATGGACAATTCTCATCCGCATCATCAAAATCCCTGCGTTCCCGACATGGTGTCAATCAGTCCATGAAGGCAAATTCATCATTTCAGGGTAGCCTGAGTCCAAGGTCAAGTTCCTTCAAAGATCTGCCCAGAACCTTGTCTTTTCTGAGGAATATTACCAGGGAGAAGTTAAGGAGGCGAGGCAACATCTTAGTTTCAGCCATTGACAACCCAACAACTGCTTCACCAATCACAATCGATTCATCTTGTTCAAATCATGCTGAAAGTGACAGTTGTCCGGAAACTAGTAGAAGTTGCTCGTTGTCATCTTCAAGTTTCCTAGAGTCGCTAGGGAAATTGGCTCGTCCACCGACCCTGAACCCTGCATCACAAGTTCCTTACATGGTTACCCCTCTGTTATCTCCTTACTATTGTTGGTGCCCTCCAGGTTCATCGGATTTGCAGTACTCaccagaacatcctgaactccCCCGCTCATCGATGGAATCAGCTTTGCTTCCACCACTTTCATCTTTATTGCCGCCCAATATGCCCTCTAGCATGTTGTCAATAAAACCACATCTTAATATGGCCGATTCCCCCTTGCTTGATTTCCCTGCATTTTTCCCAGACCCACTGGTTAGGCTACCAAGGCCAACTTCTCAGCAGATCCCAACTTTCACACCCTTGATGTGCGACCCAATTGTTCACATTCCAGTCATCGATATTTGCTCGTCGGGTCAAGGATACTTGGTCAGCGCTGGTCCCACTATTTCAACAGGAATATCTCCCCTGCACTCAAAGCTTGCGAACATTCCTGAAACTGATTCTATGCTGGAGAAAGGTGCCAGAGAGACACTGCGACTTCTAATCAGTGGTTCGACCCAGAATAGCTCACAGCTGATAGATGTATTGCCTGCTATGCTATCAAATGCACATGAGAATCGAAACATGCTTGTAACTGGGAGCCGGGGTCTCTACAGTGGAACCAGGGACGTTGACGTGATTGCAAACAGCATCGCAGCCATGGGTCTGGTTTCACTGCCTGGGATATCGAATATGGCAAGTGTTTTAGATAATTCTAGCAGTCGCGACAGTTTTAATATACAGGAAGAGGGATCAAGTGGGCTAGATGGACCTTGTTCGGAAGATAAAGGTACCGCCTTTTGTTCGGATTTTAGGGTAAAGAGGGCTGATGAATAA
- the LOC126630763 gene encoding signal peptidase complex subunit 2-like — protein MQEKKSDSACKNPKKANLLDHHSIKHTLDESVTEIVTGPGYVEDVRMSNVRLFLGTIIIAIALFAQFYKKKFPENRDFLILCIVLYPIFNVLLQLIIFTKEKNAILFTFPPDDSFTSTGLVVSSKLPRFSDMCSLVIASSDPKSISANQPVQFTKNVTRWFTKDGVLVEGLFWKDVEALINEYQREPKKRK, from the exons ATGCAGGAAAAGAAATCAGACTCGGCCTGCAAAAACCCTAAGAAGGCCAATCTCCTCGACCACCACTCCATCAAACACACCCTCGACGAGTCCGTCACCGAG ATCGTGACGGGGCCCGGATATGTGGAGGACGTGCGGATGAGCAATGTGAGGCTGTTTCTGGGCACCATCATCATCGCAATCGCTCTCTTCGCTCAGTTTTACAAGAAGAAGTTCCCCGAAAACCGAGATTTTCTCATCCTCTGCATCGTCTTATATCCTA TCTTTAATGTGCTGTTGCAGCTGATCATATTCACCAAGGAGAAGAATGCCATTCTCTTCACGTTTCCTCCCG ACGATTCGTTCACAAGCACTGGATTGGTGGTCTCTTCCAAATTGCCAAGATTCTCTGATATGTGCTCTCTTGTGATAGCAAGTTCAGACCCCAAATCGATTTCTGCAAATCAACCAGTGCAGTTCACCAAGAATGTTACTCggtg GTTCACCAAGGACGGAGTTTTGGTGGAGGGCCTCTTCTGGAAAGATGTCGAAGCACTTATAAATGAATATCAGAGAGAACCAAAGAAGAGGAAGTGA
- the LOC126629724 gene encoding peroxisomal nicotinamide adenine dinucleotide carrier-like: MSDALINGLAGAGGGIIAQLITYPLQTVNTRQQTDRDLKKEKKKLGTVEQICQVIKNEGWERLYGGLTPSLVGTAASQGVYYYFYQIFRNKAEAAALERRKMGVGDGSVGMLSSLLVAALSGCVNVLFTNPIWVIVTRMQTHKKSSKSQPGQELLTAPDEEILAAAEPPPFGTAHVIQEVYDEGGVFGFWRGVFPTLIMVSNPSMQFMLYETMLKKLKQRRALNKKGNTGVTALEIFLLGALAKLGATVVTYPLLVVKSRLQAKQVTNGDKRQHYKGTSDAILKMIRYEGLYGFYKGMGTKIVQSVLAAAVLFMIKEELVKGARFLLASKVKSKPP, from the exons ATGTCCGACGCTTTGATCAATGGACTCGCCGGAGCTGGCGGCGGGATCATCGCCCAGCTCATCACCTATCCTCTTCAGACT GTGAATACTCGTCAACAAACAGACCGTGAtctgaagaaggagaagaagaagctcgGAACTGTGGAGCAAATATGTCAG GTTATAAAAAATGAAGGATGGGAACGGTTGTATGGAGGTTTGACGCCATCGTTGGTGGGCACGGCAGCATCTCAG GGTGTTTACTATTATTTCTATCAAATATTCAGGAACAAGGCTGAAGCTGCTGCTCTTGAACGGAGGAAGATGGGGGTTGGTGATGGGTCTGTCGGAATGCTCTCTTCACTTTTGGTTGCTGCATTATCTGG GTGCGTGAATGTGCTGTTCACGAATCCTATATGGGTAATTGTTACGCGTATGCAG ACTCATAAAAAATCCTCCAAGTCCCAGCCTGGTCAGGAGCTATTAACTGCTCCAGATGAAGAAATCCTTGCTGCAGCTGAGCCTCCTCCATTCGGCACGGCACATGTG ATTCAGGAAGTTTATGATGAAGGTGGAGTTTTCGGCTTCTGGAGAGGTGTTTTCCCGACATTGATCATG GTGAGTAATCCTTCCATGCAATTTATGCTGTATGAAACTATGCTGAAGAAGCTGAAGCAAAGACGTGCCTTGAATAAGAAGGGTAACACCGGGGTTACTGCTTTAGAG ATATTTCTTCTTGGTGCTTTGGCGAAACTAGGGGCTACGGTTGTGACATATCCTCTTCTAGTTGTGAAG TCGAGGCTTCAAGCAAAACAGGTTACAAATGGTGACAAAAGGCAACACTATAAAG GCACATCTGATGCTATCTTAAAGATGATTCGCTATGAAggattatacgggttttacaaaGGGATGGGAACGAAAATAGTACAAAGTGTACTTGCAGCTGCCGTTCTGTTCATGATCAAGGAGGAACTTGTCAAGGGTGCTCGGTTCTTGCTCGCTAGCAAAGTAAAGTCAAAGCCTCCATAG